From the genome of Halomonas sp. MCCC 1A13316, one region includes:
- a CDS encoding ABC transporter ATP-binding protein, protein MADTPIPLEVRNIKKRFGDTEVLKGLSLKAHKGDVITLIGASGSGKSTFLRCMNLLEQPDEGDLIVHGEEIRFKQTRHGREPADWKQVVNMRAKLSMVFQSFNLWAHMTLLENIIEAPIHVLGKSKKEAVEHARALLERVGLTARADAYPAQMSGGQQQRGAIARALAMDPEVMLFDEPTSALDPELVGDVLKVMRDLAEEGRTMVVVTHEMGFARDVSSQVIYLHQGVIEEAGPPQDVLVNPTSPRLQQFLAPKY, encoded by the coding sequence GGCCTTTCACTAAAGGCTCACAAGGGCGACGTCATCACCCTGATCGGAGCCTCCGGCTCCGGCAAGAGTACTTTCCTGCGCTGCATGAACCTGCTCGAGCAGCCCGACGAGGGCGACCTCATCGTTCACGGCGAGGAGATCCGCTTCAAGCAGACTCGACACGGCCGCGAGCCGGCGGACTGGAAGCAAGTGGTCAATATGCGCGCCAAGCTGTCGATGGTGTTCCAAAGCTTCAATCTGTGGGCGCACATGACACTGCTGGAGAACATCATCGAGGCGCCGATTCACGTGCTCGGCAAGTCGAAGAAAGAAGCCGTCGAGCATGCCCGTGCCCTGCTCGAGCGAGTCGGCCTGACCGCACGCGCCGATGCCTACCCGGCGCAGATGTCCGGCGGTCAACAACAGCGCGGCGCCATTGCCCGGGCGCTGGCCATGGACCCCGAAGTCATGCTGTTCGACGAGCCCACCTCGGCGCTCGATCCAGAGTTGGTCGGCGACGTGCTGAAGGTCATGCGTGACCTGGCCGAAGAAGGCCGCACCATGGTCGTGGTGACCCATGAGATGGGCTTCGCCCGGGACGTCTCGAGCCAGGTCATCTACCTGCATCAGGGCGTGATCGAGGAAGCCGGGCCGCCCCAGGATGTACTGGTCAACCCCACCTCGCCGCGGCTTCAGCAGTTCCTGGCGCCGAAGTACTGA
- a CDS encoding ABC transporter permease, with amino-acid sequence MLDLHGYGPRLLEGAGVTLQLAVLSLALAVLLGLLTASAKMSRSWLLHRTATLYTTLIRGVPDLVLMMLLFFGGQIGLNMLTDKLYDQFGVDWFINLNAFIAGVITIGFIFGAYMGETFRGAFMAVDEGQVEAAKAYGMGSWLVFRRIRFPLMMRHALPGLSNNWMVLLKTTALVSVIGLTDMVRVAAEASRATHEPFTFLIPVAVIYLLIASVSEWIFARLQKRYNVGFGEH; translated from the coding sequence ATGCTCGATCTTCACGGCTACGGCCCCCGCCTGCTCGAAGGCGCTGGCGTGACCCTGCAACTGGCGGTGCTGTCGCTGGCGCTGGCCGTCCTGCTCGGCCTGCTGACCGCCAGCGCCAAGATGTCGCGCAGTTGGCTACTGCATCGTACGGCCACGCTCTACACCACACTGATCCGCGGTGTGCCCGACCTGGTGCTGATGATGCTGCTGTTCTTCGGCGGCCAGATTGGGCTGAACATGCTCACCGACAAGCTCTACGATCAGTTCGGCGTAGACTGGTTCATCAACCTCAACGCCTTCATTGCCGGTGTGATCACCATCGGTTTCATCTTCGGCGCTTACATGGGCGAGACCTTCCGCGGCGCTTTCATGGCGGTGGATGAAGGTCAGGTCGAAGCGGCCAAGGCCTACGGCATGGGTTCGTGGCTGGTATTTCGGCGCATCCGCTTCCCGCTGATGATGCGTCACGCGCTGCCGGGGCTGTCCAACAACTGGATGGTGCTGCTCAAGACCACCGCGCTGGTCTCGGTGATCGGGCTCACCGACATGGTGCGCGTCGCCGCCGAGGCCTCCCGCGCCACCCACGAGCCGTTCACCTTCCTGATTCCCGTGGCAGTCATTTACCTGCTGATCGCCAGCGTGTCGGAGTGGATCTTCGCCCGCCTGCAGAAGCGCTACAACGTCGGCTTCGGGGAGCACTGA
- a CDS encoding ABC transporter permease has protein sequence MEQLNQWLASLLEGNVIFTPQTLAYYWGGLVTTAQLVFVSLLIGLVLAVPLAILRGSKHRWIKLPVYFYTYVFRGTPLLVQLYIIYYGVVFVDGIQESFLWPVLKEAFYPALIAFTLNTAAYTTEIFHGAIKATSRGEIEAARAYGMSSGLTMRRIILPSAFRRALPAYGNEVIFMLHASAIASVVTLMDITGAARFVYARYYAPFEAFIFAALIYLCLTFMILYLFRYLEKRLLAHLKPLSGN, from the coding sequence ATGGAACAATTGAATCAATGGCTCGCGAGCCTGTTGGAAGGCAACGTCATCTTCACGCCGCAGACGCTGGCCTACTACTGGGGCGGACTGGTCACCACTGCACAGCTGGTGTTCGTGTCGTTACTGATCGGCCTGGTACTGGCGGTTCCGCTGGCAATCCTGCGCGGCTCGAAGCATCGCTGGATCAAGCTGCCGGTCTACTTCTATACCTATGTGTTTCGCGGTACGCCGCTGCTGGTCCAGCTCTACATCATCTACTACGGCGTGGTATTCGTAGATGGCATCCAGGAGAGCTTCCTGTGGCCCGTGCTGAAGGAAGCCTTCTATCCGGCGCTGATCGCCTTCACGCTCAACACCGCCGCCTACACCACCGAGATCTTCCACGGCGCGATCAAGGCCACCTCGCGCGGCGAGATCGAGGCGGCCCGTGCCTACGGTATGTCGTCGGGGCTGACGATGCGACGCATCATCCTGCCCAGCGCCTTCCGCCGCGCCCTGCCGGCCTACGGCAACGAGGTGATCTTCATGCTGCACGCCAGCGCCATTGCCAGCGTGGTCACGCTGATGGATATTACCGGGGCGGCTCGCTTCGTCTATGCGCGCTACTATGCGCCTTTCGAGGCGTTCATTTTTGCCGCGCTGATTTATCTCTGCCTGACTTTCATGATTCTCTATCTATTCCGCTATCTCGAGAAGCGGCTTCTGGCACACCTGAAGCCACTGAGCGGGAACTGA
- a CDS encoding transporter substrate-binding domain-containing protein, with protein MKKLLTVSLLGVAIAAGTAQARDYDHVRFGVDVPYEPMEYRTPEGELTGFDIELGNALCEEIGVTCEWIEQEWDGIIPGLLSRKYDAIMSSMTINDERRATVLFSDPYITPPSAWFAPEEADLSEPSTEALDGMTIGVQRGTLQDNYVTDHYGDVADISRYSTADDMVLDMEAERLDIVFLDFPVGKSTLLESDERSYKVVGEMITEPKEYFGDGFGIAFRPRDEALAERFNEALATLKEDGTYDEIFQRYFEQ; from the coding sequence ATGAAAAAACTGCTGACTGTATCCCTGCTGGGCGTCGCCATCGCCGCCGGAACCGCCCAGGCCCGTGACTACGATCACGTCCGCTTCGGCGTCGACGTGCCCTACGAGCCGATGGAGTACCGTACGCCCGAAGGCGAACTGACCGGTTTCGACATCGAACTGGGCAACGCCCTGTGCGAAGAGATCGGCGTGACCTGCGAATGGATCGAACAGGAGTGGGACGGCATCATCCCCGGCCTGCTGTCGCGCAAGTACGACGCCATCATGTCGTCGATGACCATCAACGACGAACGCCGCGCTACCGTACTGTTCTCCGATCCGTACATCACGCCCCCTTCCGCCTGGTTCGCTCCTGAAGAAGCCGACCTCAGCGAGCCCAGCACCGAAGCGCTCGATGGCATGACCATCGGTGTGCAGCGCGGTACCCTGCAGGACAACTATGTCACCGACCACTACGGCGACGTGGCCGACATCAGCCGATACTCCACCGCCGACGACATGGTGCTGGACATGGAAGCCGAACGTCTGGACATCGTGTTCCTCGACTTCCCGGTGGGCAAGTCCACGCTGCTCGAAAGTGACGAGCGGTCCTACAAGGTCGTGGGCGAAATGATCACCGAGCCCAAGGAGTACTTCGGCGACGGCTTCGGCATCGCCTTCCGTCCGCGTGACGAGGCACTGGCCGAGCGCTTCAACGAGGCCTTGGCCACGCTGAAGGAAGACGGCACCTACGATGAAATCTTCCAGCGCTATTTCGAACAGTAA
- a CDS encoding transporter substrate-binding domain-containing protein, with protein sequence MRHINLFLAAGLAASLFTGVAQARDSDEIRLGVDVPYEPFMYRTPDGELTGFEIELGNAVCDYLEANCTWVEQDWDGIIPGLLARKYDAIMSSMAITEERAQQVLFSEPYYTTPSAWVTANERDIDIEDRESLEGMVVGVQRATLQDNYVSELYGDVVEIRRYTSADNVVTDLRAGRLDLTFMDYPVAESTIAIDTKGSDFQRISGFIKEPQHIFGQGVGVAFRKRDRELAERFNEALAALKENGAYDALMEKYFNYDIKL encoded by the coding sequence ATGCGTCATATCAATCTGTTCCTGGCCGCCGGCTTGGCCGCCAGCCTGTTCACCGGTGTCGCTCAGGCCCGCGACAGCGACGAAATTCGCCTCGGTGTCGATGTTCCCTACGAGCCCTTCATGTACCGCACTCCGGACGGAGAATTGACCGGCTTCGAGATCGAGCTGGGCAACGCCGTGTGCGACTACCTCGAAGCCAACTGCACCTGGGTGGAGCAGGACTGGGACGGCATCATCCCCGGCCTGCTGGCGCGCAAGTACGACGCCATCATGTCGTCGATGGCGATCACCGAGGAACGCGCCCAGCAGGTGCTGTTTTCAGAGCCCTACTACACCACGCCGAGTGCCTGGGTCACCGCCAACGAGCGTGACATCGACATCGAGGACCGAGAGAGCCTTGAGGGCATGGTGGTCGGCGTGCAGCGCGCCACGCTGCAGGACAACTACGTCTCCGAGCTCTACGGCGATGTCGTGGAGATACGCCGCTACACCAGCGCCGACAACGTGGTCACCGATCTGCGTGCCGGCCGCCTCGACCTCACCTTCATGGACTATCCGGTAGCCGAATCGACCATCGCCATCGACACCAAAGGCAGCGACTTCCAGCGTATCAGCGGCTTCATCAAGGAGCCCCAGCACATCTTCGGCCAGGGCGTGGGCGTGGCCTTCCGCAAGCGCGACCGCGAACTCGCCGAGCGCTTCAACGAGGCCTTGGCGGCGCTCAAGGAGAACGGCGCCTATGACGCGCTGATGGAGAAGTACTTCAATTACGATATCAAGTTGTAA
- the iadA gene encoding beta-aspartyl-peptidase — translation MLTLLKNARLYAPRAMGLCHLLIADRRIAAVVPADQALPAVGQAITEIDLEGRRVIPGLVDPLVHFIGGGGEGGFGTRTAELTLEAALASGVTTLVGALGTDALTRTPANLLGKARELAAGGLTTYCYTGSYQLPPVTLTGSVGSDILFIPEFIGVGEVAISDHRGSQPSAFELARLASEARTAGMLAGKSGIVFIHTGDAPTRLEPLREAARDSAIPLAQFLPTHINRTPELFEDGLRFAREGGRIDFTTSTTPKLLAGGEVAAAEAVARALHARVEPSRITLSSDANASLPRFDAQRRFIGLEPGRLASLFGVVGECAEVHGIALEEAISVASTYAADALGLSAKGRLDPGCDADLLVLAEGEWDIDEVWALGRRVYRRD, via the coding sequence ATGCTGACCCTGCTGAAGAATGCCCGCCTCTACGCTCCCCGTGCCATGGGGTTGTGCCACCTATTGATCGCCGATCGACGGATCGCCGCGGTGGTACCTGCCGACCAGGCACTACCCGCCGTGGGGCAAGCCATCACGGAGATCGACCTGGAGGGACGGCGCGTTATCCCCGGCCTGGTGGACCCGCTGGTTCATTTCATTGGCGGCGGCGGCGAGGGCGGCTTCGGCACGCGTACCGCCGAGCTGACGCTGGAGGCCGCGCTGGCCTCGGGCGTGACTACCCTGGTCGGCGCACTGGGCACTGACGCCCTGACCCGCACCCCGGCCAACCTGCTGGGCAAGGCGCGCGAACTGGCCGCGGGCGGCCTGACCACCTACTGCTATACCGGTTCCTACCAGCTACCGCCGGTGACGCTGACCGGCTCGGTGGGCAGCGACATTCTCTTCATTCCCGAATTCATCGGCGTGGGCGAGGTGGCGATCAGCGATCACCGCGGCTCGCAGCCCTCTGCCTTCGAGCTGGCTCGCCTGGCCTCGGAGGCCCGCACCGCCGGCATGCTGGCAGGCAAGTCCGGCATCGTCTTCATCCATACCGGCGACGCTCCTACCCGCCTGGAGCCGCTACGCGAGGCAGCCCGCGACAGCGCCATTCCCCTTGCGCAGTTCCTGCCCACTCACATCAACCGCACTCCGGAGCTGTTCGAGGACGGCCTGCGGTTCGCCAGAGAAGGCGGACGCATCGACTTCACCACCAGCACCACGCCGAAGTTGCTGGCGGGCGGCGAAGTGGCCGCCGCCGAGGCCGTGGCACGCGCCCTGCACGCCCGCGTCGAGCCATCGCGAATCACCTTGTCATCGGACGCCAACGCCTCGCTGCCCCGCTTCGATGCACAGCGCCGCTTTATCGGCCTCGAGCCCGGCCGACTGGCCAGCCTGTTCGGAGTCGTGGGGGAATGCGCCGAGGTTCACGGCATCGCCCTGGAAGAGGCGATCAGCGTCGCCAGCACCTACGCCGCCGACGCGCTCGGCCTCTCCGCCAAGGGCCGACTCGACCCCGGCTGCGATGCCGACCTGCTGGTGCTTGCCGAAGGCGAGTGGGACATCGACGAGGTCTGGGCACTGGGCCGGCGGGTGTATCGCAGAGATTGA
- the cadR gene encoding Cd(II)/Pb(II)-responsive transcriptional regulator, protein MKIGELATRTGCPVETIRYYEREGLLPEPGRSSANYRLYAEPHAERLRFIRHCRTLDMTLDEIRTLLDYHDHPRQPCNAVNGLIDDHLAHVETRIEQLQALRQALVTLRSRCNGVTDSSHCGILQELAQPTPHELPAEAFETSHVPGPHGH, encoded by the coding sequence ATGAAAATCGGTGAACTGGCCACCCGCACGGGCTGCCCGGTGGAAACCATCCGCTACTACGAACGCGAAGGGCTTTTGCCCGAGCCTGGCCGCAGCAGCGCCAACTATCGGCTGTACGCTGAGCCCCACGCCGAGCGGCTGCGCTTCATCCGCCACTGCCGCACGCTGGACATGACCCTGGACGAGATCCGTACCCTGCTCGACTACCACGATCACCCGCGCCAGCCCTGCAATGCCGTGAACGGGCTGATCGACGACCACCTGGCTCACGTCGAGACCCGCATCGAGCAGTTGCAGGCTCTGCGCCAGGCATTGGTGACGCTGCGCTCGCGCTGCAACGGTGTGACCGATTCCAGCCACTGCGGCATCCTGCAGGAGCTGGCTCAGCCCACGCCGCATGAGCTTCCAGCCGAGGCTTTCGAAACCAGCCACGTACCGGGGCCGCATGGTCACTGA
- a CDS encoding heavy metal translocating P-type ATPase: MAERSCCSGGACSVDTSPAPTRPKEPQPGVDSLRLRIEAMCCPTEEGLLRRALEDMPGIERLDFDLIGRRLTVHHRDVGEEVIRRRIAATGMTAERDDPTQRNAPAASDGEPWWKIGVAATLALAAEASHWLELAEPWLAAALALAAIALVGLPTWKKGFIALRHRTLNINALMSVAVTGALLIGQWAEAAMVLVLFTLAERIEARSLGRARNAIRELLDLAPASASVQQPDGSFRSFPAGEVAVDSLVRVRPGERLALDGSVAEGHPALDESHITGESLPVDKAPGEAVFAGSVNQGSEFLYRTTRAASDTTLARIIHTVEQAQSSRAPTQRFIDRFAAVYTPAVFAIALLVALTWPVLFGIGWLEGVYRALVLLVIACPCALVISTPVTIVSGLAAAARSGILIKGGNVLEQGYRLATIAFDKTGTLTQGRPSQRAWHPLDPTRDEPAQTRLRSLAAGLAGRSSHPVSAALARAAEADGIVPLEVSEVQELPGRGMVARQGEHTVWLGNRRLMQQFATIDSTLEAHLAEHEARGETLVILGKETRPLALFAVGDPLREESREAVEALHRLGVNTLMLSGDNPASVAAVAAKAGIDKAHGSLLPEDKLTMIEARAQQGSVGMVGDGINDAPALARADIGFAMGALGSDAAIETADVALMDDDPRRLADFLRLSRRTRSILMQNIAIALGFKVVFMALAFSGHATLWMAVFADMGASLLVVANGLRLLRVRSVQQSVNAELVAP; encoded by the coding sequence ATGGCTGAACGATCCTGCTGCTCCGGCGGCGCCTGCAGCGTCGATACGTCCCCGGCCCCGACGAGGCCGAAGGAACCACAGCCAGGCGTCGATTCGCTGCGCTTGCGCATCGAAGCGATGTGCTGCCCCACCGAAGAGGGGCTGCTGCGCCGCGCACTGGAGGACATGCCGGGCATCGAGCGGCTCGACTTCGACCTGATCGGTCGCAGGCTCACCGTGCACCATCGGGATGTCGGCGAGGAGGTCATTCGGCGCCGCATAGCCGCTACCGGCATGACCGCCGAACGCGATGACCCGACCCAGCGCAACGCGCCGGCAGCCAGCGACGGGGAGCCATGGTGGAAGATCGGCGTTGCCGCCACGCTCGCCTTGGCCGCCGAGGCCAGCCACTGGCTGGAACTGGCCGAGCCCTGGCTAGCCGCCGCGCTGGCGCTGGCGGCCATCGCTCTGGTCGGCTTGCCCACGTGGAAAAAGGGCTTCATCGCCCTGCGCCACCGCACCCTCAACATTAACGCGCTGATGAGCGTGGCAGTGACTGGCGCGCTGCTGATCGGCCAGTGGGCCGAGGCGGCGATGGTGCTGGTACTGTTCACCCTGGCCGAGCGCATCGAGGCGCGCTCGTTGGGCCGGGCTCGCAATGCCATTCGCGAACTGCTCGACCTGGCACCGGCGAGCGCCAGCGTGCAACAGCCGGATGGCAGCTTCCGTTCCTTTCCGGCCGGTGAGGTCGCCGTCGACAGCCTGGTTCGCGTGCGCCCCGGTGAGCGCCTGGCGCTGGACGGCAGCGTCGCCGAGGGCCACCCGGCGCTGGACGAATCGCACATCACCGGCGAGAGCCTGCCGGTGGACAAGGCGCCGGGCGAGGCCGTGTTCGCCGGCAGCGTCAACCAGGGTAGCGAGTTCCTCTACCGGACCACCCGCGCAGCCAGCGACACCACCCTGGCCCGCATCATTCATACCGTTGAGCAGGCCCAATCCAGCCGCGCCCCTACCCAGCGCTTCATCGACCGCTTCGCCGCCGTCTATACCCCGGCAGTGTTCGCCATTGCCCTGCTGGTCGCGCTTACTTGGCCGGTACTGTTCGGCATTGGCTGGCTCGAGGGCGTCTACCGTGCGCTGGTCCTGCTGGTGATCGCCTGCCCCTGCGCGCTAGTGATCTCCACTCCGGTGACCATCGTCAGTGGCCTTGCCGCCGCCGCACGCTCGGGCATCCTGATCAAAGGCGGCAATGTACTCGAACAAGGCTATCGGCTGGCCACCATCGCCTTCGACAAGACCGGCACCCTGACCCAGGGCCGCCCCTCGCAGCGGGCCTGGCACCCGCTCGACCCGACACGGGACGAACCTGCCCAAACCCGGCTGCGCAGCCTGGCAGCGGGGCTCGCCGGCCGCTCCTCGCATCCGGTGTCGGCAGCCTTGGCACGTGCCGCCGAGGCAGATGGCATCGTGCCGTTGGAAGTGAGCGAGGTGCAGGAACTGCCGGGCCGCGGCATGGTTGCCAGGCAGGGTGAGCATACTGTCTGGCTCGGTAACCGCCGACTGATGCAACAGTTCGCAACGATAGACAGCACGCTTGAGGCCCACCTGGCCGAACACGAGGCCCGCGGCGAGACCCTGGTGATTCTGGGCAAGGAGACCCGACCGCTGGCGCTGTTTGCCGTCGGTGACCCCCTGCGCGAAGAGAGCCGTGAGGCGGTCGAAGCGCTGCATCGCCTGGGCGTGAATACGCTGATGCTGAGTGGCGACAACCCGGCGAGCGTTGCCGCGGTGGCCGCCAAGGCCGGCATCGACAAGGCCCACGGCTCGCTGCTGCCGGAAGACAAACTGACCATGATAGAGGCCCGCGCTCAGCAAGGTTCGGTGGGCATGGTAGGTGACGGCATCAACGATGCCCCGGCACTCGCCCGCGCCGACATCGGCTTCGCCATGGGGGCTTTGGGCAGCGATGCCGCCATCGAGACAGCCGACGTGGCGCTGATGGACGACGACCCGCGGCGGCTGGCCGACTTCCTGCGCCTGTCGCGTCGCACACGCAGCATCTTGATGCAGAACATCGCCATCGCTCTGGGTTTCAAGGTGGTCTTCATGGCGCTGGCCTTCAGCGGCCACGCCACCCTGTGGATGGCGGTATTTGCCGACATGGGTGCCAGCCTGCTGGTGGTGGCCAACGGCTTACGCCTGCTGCGCGTACGCAGCGTCCAGCAATCGGTCAACGCAGAACTCGTCGCACCATGA
- a CDS encoding cation:proton antiporter domain-containing protein, with product MTASEAWQAATRHLDLATTNLILLGLILSLSILADTVASRTRLPRISLLVLVGVGVAIVQQVWMGLEGGRPLEGLGEPLIQVALVMVAFLLGGELTLERLRRTGRMILLLSFAVLLVSVAVVGAGLLLLGYPLLVAVSLAAISVATDPAEVREVIHENSDTRLPARLLMGIVAIDDAWGILTFGLAMALLGWQLSGDGSGALLPSLWELGGAVLLGTAVGAPAAWLTGRLRPGEPTLVEALALILLLAGLAAWLEVSALLAAMLAGALVANLSRHHTRSFNEIEHIEWPFLIFFFVLSGASIDLRYLGSAVWLTLAYIALRALGRYLGGLVGGGLVRTREVQLPRDIGLALTPQAGIAMGMALLVSERYPAHGPTLLSAVVVSTVVFEVLGPFMVRRVLR from the coding sequence ATGACGGCAAGCGAAGCCTGGCAGGCAGCCACCCGACACCTTGATCTCGCCACCACCAACCTGATTCTGCTGGGCCTCATCCTGAGCCTCAGCATCCTTGCCGACACGGTGGCCAGCCGTACCCGGTTGCCGCGAATTTCGCTGCTGGTGCTGGTCGGCGTGGGCGTTGCCATCGTTCAGCAGGTGTGGATGGGCCTGGAAGGGGGGCGTCCGTTGGAGGGGCTCGGCGAGCCGCTGATCCAGGTCGCCTTGGTGATGGTCGCTTTCCTGTTGGGGGGCGAATTGACCCTTGAGCGCCTGCGCCGTACCGGCCGGATGATCCTCCTACTGTCATTCGCCGTCCTGCTGGTGAGCGTTGCGGTGGTTGGCGCAGGGCTGTTGCTGCTGGGCTACCCGTTGCTGGTTGCCGTCAGCCTGGCAGCGATTTCGGTGGCCACCGATCCGGCTGAAGTGCGCGAGGTCATTCACGAGAATAGCGACACGCGATTGCCTGCCCGGTTGTTGATGGGCATCGTCGCCATCGACGATGCCTGGGGCATCCTGACTTTCGGCTTGGCAATGGCGCTGCTGGGATGGCAGCTCTCAGGCGATGGTAGTGGGGCATTGCTGCCATCGCTCTGGGAGCTGGGCGGGGCCGTGCTGCTAGGCACGGCTGTAGGGGCTCCTGCCGCCTGGTTGACGGGGCGGTTGCGGCCCGGCGAACCGACTCTGGTCGAGGCGCTGGCGCTCATTCTGTTGCTGGCCGGCCTGGCCGCGTGGCTCGAGGTGTCGGCGCTGCTGGCGGCAATGCTCGCCGGTGCGCTGGTGGCCAATCTCTCCCGTCATCACACTCGCTCGTTCAACGAGATCGAACATATCGAGTGGCCTTTCCTGATCTTCTTTTTCGTTCTCTCGGGGGCAAGTATCGACCTGCGTTACCTAGGTAGCGCCGTGTGGCTCACCCTGGCCTACATCGCGCTGCGTGCGCTGGGACGCTACCTCGGCGGCCTGGTCGGCGGCGGTCTGGTGCGAACGCGGGAGGTGCAGCTGCCGCGTGATATCGGCCTGGCCCTGACGCCCCAGGCAGGCATCGCCATGGGCATGGCGCTGCTGGTGTCGGAGCGTTATCCCGCGCATGGACCGACGCTGCTCTCGGCCGTCGTGGTTTCCACCGTGGTCTTCGAAGTGCTCGGGCCCTTCATGGTGCGACGAGTTCTGCGTTGA
- a CDS encoding NAD(P)/FAD-dependent oxidoreductase produces the protein MNQLTQHAEVVVIGAGIVGLACAWHLQQQGFEVTLMDPEPPGSGASSGNAGTLANYAVEPIAQPALWRQAPMLLLSPQSPFHLRWQHLPRLAPWLWRFLKASTPRRAQHATQILGELLAPAVEDWQQVLDDLEDNDEGVTLYRRGALYFYRSPKGWHEAQRDIAARERYGIVQERLDSHAVAALEPALEGLAKGGILFPDACHLSDPLTLAQRLAERLQSRGARLVRAKALGLKACDGGVRITTDHEPWQAERVVVATGIRSQPLARDGGDRIPLEAERGYHLEFPSARELVSRPCCPVENAFYLTPMKGRLRIAGTVELGHRDDPANPERLDYIRRHAEALFGPLGEPSQSWLGLRPSLPDSLPVIGPASSLPGVSYAFGHGHLGLTLAATTGRLLAASIKAEAPDWLAGCAASRFR, from the coding sequence ATGAACCAGCTTACCCAGCACGCCGAGGTCGTCGTCATCGGTGCCGGCATCGTCGGCCTGGCCTGTGCCTGGCATCTGCAGCAGCAGGGCTTCGAGGTCACCCTGATGGACCCGGAACCGCCCGGCAGCGGAGCCTCGTCCGGCAACGCCGGCACGCTCGCCAACTACGCCGTCGAACCCATTGCACAGCCTGCCTTATGGCGGCAGGCACCGATGTTGCTGCTGTCGCCCCAATCGCCGTTTCACCTACGCTGGCAGCACTTGCCCAGGCTGGCCCCGTGGCTTTGGCGTTTTCTCAAGGCTTCCACCCCGCGCCGCGCCCAGCACGCCACCCAGATCCTGGGCGAGCTGCTCGCTCCCGCCGTCGAAGACTGGCAACAGGTGCTCGACGACCTGGAGGACAATGACGAGGGCGTTACCCTGTACCGACGAGGCGCGCTGTATTTCTATCGTAGCCCCAAGGGATGGCACGAAGCACAGCGCGACATTGCCGCCCGCGAGCGTTACGGCATCGTTCAGGAACGCCTTGACTCGCACGCCGTGGCGGCGCTGGAACCGGCGCTAGAGGGTCTGGCGAAAGGCGGCATCCTGTTTCCCGACGCCTGCCACCTGAGCGACCCGTTGACCCTGGCCCAGCGGCTGGCCGAAAGACTGCAGAGTCGCGGCGCACGACTGGTGCGTGCCAAGGCGCTCGGGCTCAAGGCATGTGACGGCGGTGTGCGTATCACGACCGACCACGAGCCCTGGCAGGCTGAGCGCGTGGTGGTTGCCACAGGCATCCGGTCGCAACCCCTGGCCCGCGATGGCGGCGATCGCATCCCGCTGGAAGCGGAGCGTGGCTACCATCTGGAATTTCCCTCCGCCCGTGAGCTGGTCAGCCGCCCCTGCTGCCCGGTCGAGAACGCCTTCTACCTCACGCCGATGAAGGGCCGCCTGCGCATCGCCGGCACGGTCGAGCTGGGGCATCGCGACGATCCCGCCAATCCCGAACGACTCGACTACATCAGGCGCCATGCCGAGGCACTGTTCGGCCCGCTTGGCGAGCCCAGCCAGAGCTGGCTCGGCCTGCGTCCATCGCTGCCCGACTCGCTACCGGTGATCGGCCCCGCCTCCTCCCTGCCCGGCGTCAGCTACGCCTTCGGCCACGGCCACCTGGGCCTGACCCTGGCCGCCACCACCGGCCGCCTGCTGGCGGCCAGCATCAAAGCCGAAGCACCCGACTGGCTCGCAGGCTGCGCGGCCAGTCGTTTTCGCTGA